From the genome of Lysinibacter sp. HNR:
TCACCATCCTTGCGGTCACGTTTGAGGCCATAGCTGGTATCACAATTGGTCTGGTAGCGGGGCTCCGTAAGGGAAAACTCTTTGACGCGAGTGCGCTTGTGGTCAGCCTGTTGCTGATCTCTGTGCCCACGTTTGTTATTGGTTTTGTCCTGCAATTTGTGGTGGGTGTTCAGCTGGGGTGGGTCAGACCCACCGTAAGCGGTCGTGCAGAGTGGCACGAGCTTATTCTTCCGGCGCTGGTTCTTGCCTCTGTATCGTTTGCGTATCTGGTGCGGCTCACCCGCGCGAGCGTAATCGAGAACTCGAGCGCGGATTTTGTGCGCACGGCCACCGCAAAGGGCCTGAGCCGCCCCCGGGTCGTGAACGTTCACATTCTGCGTAACTCACTGGTGCCGGTTGTCACCTTCCTGGGCCTCGATATTGGGGTACTTATGGTGGGTGCAATTGTCACGGAGGGTATTTTTAACATCAACGGTGTTGGTGGAACCGTTTATCGGGCAATTACAAGACAGGAGGGAACCACCGTGGTCTCTTTTGTGGTGATCATGGTCATTATTTTTATGCTGGTCAACCTGCTGATCGACCTCATTTATGCCCTGCTAGATCCGAGGATTCGATATGCAAAATAATAAGACGGCAGATAATACACACTTTGTTGCCCCTTTTAGTGAAGATACAACCGTTGTGGTTGATCGGATTAGCGTGCAGGAGAAGGCTCGTAGTACCTGGTCTGACGCGTGGCGTCAGGTGCGTAAGCGCCCCATGTTCTGGATTTCGGCGCTATTGATTATCGCGGTTATTGTGGTGGCGCTATTTCCCTTCTGGTTTACAAACGTGGCACCCAACCACGGTTGTGATCTGAGCAATAGCAACGCCGGACCGCGGGCCGGACACATCTTTGGCTTTAATATGCAGGGCTGTGACGTGTACTCGCGTGTTATCTACGGCGCCCAATCGTCACTCACTGTCGGTCTGGTGGCAACCGCACTGGTCACGATTTTTGGAGGCCTGATGGGTGCCCTGGCCGGCTTCTACGGCGGTTTTTTTGACGCGATCCTCTCGCGCCTGGGAGATATCTTCTTTGCGATCCCCACCGTGCTCGGTGCCATTGTTGTGATGCAGATGTTTGCTGGTGCGCGCACCCCGCTGACCGTTGCCCTGGTTCTTGCCATGTTTGCCTGGCCGCAGATTGCTCGTATTATGCGCGGTTCCGTGCTCTCCACCAAGGGATCAGACTTTGTTATGGCCTCCACCGCGCTCGGGGTGTCGCGTTTTCGAATTTTGATTCGGCACGTTATCCCCAACGCGATTGCCCCCGTCATTGTGGTGGCAACCATTTCGCTTGGAACGTTTATCGTTGCCGAGGCTACCCTCTCCTTCCTGGGTATTGGGTTACCTCCGGACGTCATGAGCTGGGGTAATGATATTGCTGCGGCGCAGCAATCGATCCGTACAGCCCCTATGACACTGTTCTACCCGGCCGCTGCACTATCGCTGACGGTGCTGAGCTTTTTGATGCTCGGCGATGTGGTGCGCGATGCTCTTGACCCTAAAGCGAGGAAACGCTAATGGCCCAGACGTCACAGACAAACGGTGCAGAACCGCTTCTGCAGCTCCGTAACGTGGAGATCGATTTTTCTACTCAAGATGGACCGGTAAAGGCGGTTAAGGGAATCGACCTGACCGTAAACTACGGTGAGACCGTGGCTATTGTGGGGGAGTCCGGATCAGGAAAATCCACCACGGCCATGTCAATCATTGATCTCCTACCGGGAACCGGAAAGGTCACCGGGGGAGAGATCCTATTTGAAGGTAAAAACATTGTGGGGGCCTCGGCTCGTACGATGCAGGGGATTCGTGGTCGACACATCGGGCTCGTTCCGCAGGACCCTATGTCAAACCTCAACCCCGTGTGGAGCATCGGGTTTCAGGTGGAGGAGGCCCTCAAAGCCAACGGTTTTGAGGGCGATAAGGCTGCGCGCAAGGCCCGGGTGATCGAGGTTCTCGAAAATGCCGGACTTGCGGATGCCAAGTCGCGACTCCGTCAGTATCCACATCAGTTCTCAGGTGGTATGCGCCAGCGCGCCCTGATTGGAATCGGCCTGGCCGCAAACCCCAAGCTTTTGATTGCAGACGAGCCCACCTCCGCCCTGGACGTGACCGTGCAAAAGCGTATTCTTGACCACCTGGGAACCCTCACCGGCGATGCGGGAACCGCCGTGCTCTTTATTACCCACGATCTGGGTCTCGCCGCGGAGCGCGCCGAAAAACTTGTTGTGATGTACCAGGGGCAGGTGGTTGAGTCCGGGCCGTCAGTGGAGATTCTCACCAACCCCCGGCACCCCTACACGCAGCGTCTGGTTGCCGCGGCCCCGTCGCTGGCCTCCAGGCGGATTACTCGAGACATACCGCTTGAACAGGATGCGGGCGGAGCGGGTAGCCTGCGTGAGGTAGCGGTTCAGGTGCACGAGGTACAGGAGGCCGCCGCCAGTTCGAAGCCAGACTTCATTAGCGTTAAAAACCTTAATAAGGTTTATAAGATTCGCCAGGGTGGATTTAAAACCCAAGAACTGCAGGCTGTGAAGGATGTTTCCTTTGATATTGCGCGCGGTACCACGACTGCTATCGTGGGTGAGTCCGGTTCGGGTAAGTCAACGGTGGCCAAGATGGTGCTTCAGCTCGAGGAGAAGACCTCGGGAAATATTACGTTTGATGGCAGGCTTCTCGAAAAGTTGAGCCGCTCCGATCTGCTTCAGTTTCGGCGACGGGTACAGCCGGTGTTTCAGGATCCCTACGGTACTCTTGACCCCATGTATACGGTGGGTAACACCATTGCCGAACCGCTTAAAACGCATAAAATTGGCGATAAATCGTCTCAGCTGAGCCGGGTCCGGGAGCTTCTTGACCAGGTTGCTCTGCCCTCCGCGATGATTAATCGATACCCCAACGAACTCTCCGGCGGCCAGAGGCAGCGTATTGCAATTGCCCGGGCACTGGCGCTTCAGCCAGAAGTACTTGTGCTGGATGAGGCGGTTTCAGCCCTGGACGTTCTGGTGCAGGGGCAGATTCTGAATCTGCTCGCCGACCTGCAGCACGAGTTAGACCTCACCTATCTCTTTATCACCCACGACCTAGCGGTGGTGCGCCTCATCGCAGACAACGTGTGTGTGATGAAGCAGGGTGAAATTGTTGAGGCGGAAAACACCGATGTTGTGTTTGATAACCCGCGTGAGGAGTACACTCGTGATCTTCTTGCCGCTATTCCCGGAGCCAATATTCAGCTTGGTGTTTAGCGTTTGTGCCGGGGACGGTGCCGAGCGTCGTGCGGTGGCACCGTCTCTCTCGGTGCGACGCTGAGGCGTGATGACTCGCCGCTGAACCGTTAATTCGCGGGTGTGGATAGGGGGCTGGTGTCGCACGCCGTGGTATGTAACACCAGCCCCCTATGCGTATGCTGTGGAATTCCACCGAATCCTGTGTGTGATGGTGGCGAAAAATGGTGTTTAACCGCGTAGAATAGCTAGGTTGGCAATCGCCAGCGCACCCACTTCGCACCTCCTGAGGATACTTTTATGGCTTTGGCCACCCGCGATGACCTTCGAAACGTTGCGATCGTCGCCCACGTAGACCACGGTAAGACAACTCTTGTTGACGCCATGTTGAAACAGACAAACTCGTTTGACGCTCACGTTCAGACCGATGAGCGAGTCATGGACTCGAATGACCTTGAGCGGGAAAAGGGAATTACGATTCTCGCAAAGAACACCGCGATCCTCTATGAAGGAGAGCACGCGACACAGGGTCCAGTGACCATCAACGTTGTTGATACACCGGGACACGCCGATTTTGGTGGAGAGGTGGAGCGTGCGCTCAGCATGGTAGACGG
Proteins encoded in this window:
- a CDS encoding ABC transporter ATP-binding protein; amino-acid sequence: MAQTSQTNGAEPLLQLRNVEIDFSTQDGPVKAVKGIDLTVNYGETVAIVGESGSGKSTTAMSIIDLLPGTGKVTGGEILFEGKNIVGASARTMQGIRGRHIGLVPQDPMSNLNPVWSIGFQVEEALKANGFEGDKAARKARVIEVLENAGLADAKSRLRQYPHQFSGGMRQRALIGIGLAANPKLLIADEPTSALDVTVQKRILDHLGTLTGDAGTAVLFITHDLGLAAERAEKLVVMYQGQVVESGPSVEILTNPRHPYTQRLVAAAPSLASRRITRDIPLEQDAGGAGSLREVAVQVHEVQEAAASSKPDFISVKNLNKVYKIRQGGFKTQELQAVKDVSFDIARGTTTAIVGESGSGKSTVAKMVLQLEEKTSGNITFDGRLLEKLSRSDLLQFRRRVQPVFQDPYGTLDPMYTVGNTIAEPLKTHKIGDKSSQLSRVRELLDQVALPSAMINRYPNELSGGQRQRIAIARALALQPEVLVLDEAVSALDVLVQGQILNLLADLQHELDLTYLFITHDLAVVRLIADNVCVMKQGEIVEAENTDVVFDNPREEYTRDLLAAIPGANIQLGV
- a CDS encoding ABC transporter permease, translated to MQNNKTADNTHFVAPFSEDTTVVVDRISVQEKARSTWSDAWRQVRKRPMFWISALLIIAVIVVALFPFWFTNVAPNHGCDLSNSNAGPRAGHIFGFNMQGCDVYSRVIYGAQSSLTVGLVATALVTIFGGLMGALAGFYGGFFDAILSRLGDIFFAIPTVLGAIVVMQMFAGARTPLTVALVLAMFAWPQIARIMRGSVLSTKGSDFVMASTALGVSRFRILIRHVIPNAIAPVIVVATISLGTFIVAEATLSFLGIGLPPDVMSWGNDIAAAQQSIRTAPMTLFYPAAALSLTVLSFLMLGDVVRDALDPKARKR
- a CDS encoding ABC transporter permease is translated as MAWYIGKRFLQMIPVFFGATFLIYFMVFALPGDPILAMFGDKTPSPAVLAQLRADYNLDQPFIMQYLLYLQGLLTLDFGTTFTGRPVGDLLLEAFPITLRLTILAVTFEAIAGITIGLVAGLRKGKLFDASALVVSLLLISVPTFVIGFVLQFVVGVQLGWVRPTVSGRAEWHELILPALVLASVSFAYLVRLTRASVIENSSADFVRTATAKGLSRPRVVNVHILRNSLVPVVTFLGLDIGVLMVGAIVTEGIFNINGVGGTVYRAITRQEGTTVVSFVVIMVIIFMLVNLLIDLIYALLDPRIRYAK